A portion of the Anas platyrhynchos isolate ZD024472 breed Pekin duck chromosome 26, IASCAAS_PekinDuck_T2T, whole genome shotgun sequence genome contains these proteins:
- the ARNT gene encoding aryl hydrocarbon receptor nuclear translocator isoform X2, producing MASDVSSLNAAVSSGNPGPGAQAGGAIVQRANKRRPGLDFDDDGEGNSKFLRCDDDPMPNDKERFARSDDEQSSADKERLARENHSEIERRRRNKMTAYITELSDMVPTCSALARKPDKLTILRMAVSHMKSLRGTGNTSTDGTYKPSFLTDQELKHLILEAADGFLFIVSCETGRVVYVSDSVTPVLNQPQSEWFGSTLYDQVHPDDVGKLREQLSTSENALTEGTKPWCLSNKDPAAPPENASKGRILDLKTGTVKKEGQQSMRMCMGSRRSFICRMRCGNGSVDPVSVNRLSFMRNRCRNGLGAAKDGEPHYVVVHCTGYIKAWPPAGVSLPDDDPDAGQGSKFCLVAIGRLQVTSSPNCTDMNNVCQPTEFISRHNTEGIFTFIDHRCVATVGYQPQELLGKDIVDFCHPEDQQLLRDSFQQVVKLKGQVLSVMFRFRSKNREWLWMRTSSFTFQNPYSDEIEYIICTNTNVKNSSQESRPALSNSMQRPQLGQSVSLPLEMGTAQLPSRQQQPPQQTELEVVPGRESLSGYDHSQVPVQPVTAAGPEHSKPLEKAESLFSQERDPRFSEIYSNINTDQNKAIPASTVPANQPIFPQGNTFTPSRPAENFRSSSMVPPVNIIQQQPSSAGRILAQISRHSNPAQVSGTNWAPGTRPPFTPQQVASQTVKTRPPSFSMGTFQGTPSSFSPMTAPGTTASPSGTAYPNLASRGTGFTTEAAQTPTPFQTRATEGVGMWPQWQGQHHGPPSGEQHVQQPQPSQPEVFSDMLTMLGDQGPNYNNEEFPELNIFPSFSE from the exons ATGGCATCAGATGTTTCCTCGCTGAATGCAGCTGTCAGCTCTGGGAACCCTGGCCCAGGTGCACAAGCTGGAGGAGCCATCGTTCAGAGAGCCAACAAGAGGCGTCCTGG GCTTGATTTTGATGATGATGGAGAAGGGAACAGTAAATTCCTCAG GTGTGATGATGACCCAATGCCAAATGATAAGGAAAGATTTGCCAG gtctGATGATGAACAGAGTTCAGCGGATAAGGAGAGACTTGCCAG GGAAAATCACAGCGAGATTGAACGTAGGCGAAGGAACAAGATGACTGCCTACATCACAGAGCTGTCAGATATGGTGCCTACCTGCAGTGCCCTGGCCCGTAAACCAGACAAGCTTACCATCTTGCGCATGGCTGTCTCTCACATGAAGTCCCTGCGTGGCACAGGCAATACCTCCACTGATGGCACCTACAAACCCTCCTTTCTCACTGATCAG GAACTCAAACACCTGATCCTAGAGGCAGCCGACGGCTTTCTGTTCATAGTGTCCTGTGAGACTGGGAGGGTGGTGTATGtctctgattctgtgactcCTGTCCTGAACCAGCCCCAATCTGAATGGTTTGGCAGCACCCTATACGACCAGGTGCACCCAGATGACGTGGGCAAGCTGAGGGAGCAGCTTTCCACATCAGAGAATGCACTGACAG AAGGAACCAAACCCTGGTGCCTTTCTAACAAGgatcctgcagccccccctgaGAATGCATCTAAAG GTCGCATCCTAGATTTAAAGACAGGTACTGTCAAGAAGGAAGGCCAGCAGTCCATGAGAATGTGCATGGGTTCACGAAGATCTTTTATCTGCCGAATGAG GTGTGGCAACGGCTCAGTGGATCCAGTTTCTGTAAATCGTCTCAGCTTTATGAGGAATCGCTGCAG GAATGGCTTAGGTGCAGCAAAAGATGGTGAACCTCACTACGTTGTGGTGCACTGCACAGGTTACATAAAAGCCTGGCCCCCTGCAG GTGTTTCACTGCCTGATGATGACCCGGATGCTGGCCAGGGCAGCAAGTTTTGCCTCGTGGCTATTGGCAGACTCCAG GTCACTAGCTCGCCCAACTGTACAGACATGAACAATGTTTGTCAGCCAACAGAGTTCATCTCCCGACACAACACTGAAGGCATTTTCACCTTCATAGATCACCGCTGTGTGGCTACTGTTGGCTACCAGCCACAG GAACTTCTGGGGAAAGACATTGTGGATTTCTGCCACCCAGAAGACCAACAGCTTTTGCGGGACAgctttcagcag GTGGTGAAGTTAAAAGGCCAGGTTCTGTCAGTCATGTTCCGATTCCGATCCAAAAACCGGGAATGGCTCTGGATGAGAACCAGCTCCTTTACCTTCCAGAACCCCTACTCGGATGAAATTGAGTACATCATCTGTACCAACACCAACGTCAA GAACTCAAGCCAGGAATCTCGGCCTGCCCTTTCAAACTCTATGCAGAGGCCCCAGCTGGGGCAGAGCGTCAGTCTTCCCCTGGAGAtgggcacagcacagctgccCTCAAG gcagcagcagccgccaCAACAGACAGAGTTGGAGGTGGTCCCAGGAAGAGAGAGTCTGTCTGGTTACGACCACTCACAG GTTCCTGTTCAGCCTGTGACTGCTGCTGGCCCAGAACACAGCAAGCCATTGGAGAAAGCAGAGAGCCTGTTTAGTCAGGAGAGGGACCCAAGGTTCAGTGAAATCTACAGCAATATCAATACAG ACCAGAACAAAGCCATTCCTGCCAGCACAGTCCCTGCCAACCAGCCCATCTTTCCACAGGGAAACACTTTTACTCCATCACGGCCTGCCGAGAACTTCAG gagcagcagcatggTACCTCCAGTGAACATTATTCAGCAACAGCCCTCATCAGCAGGCCGGATCTTAGCACAGATTTCACGCCACTCCAACCCTGCTCAGGTCAGCGGAACCAACTGGGCTCCGGGGACTCGGCCACCATTCACACCCCAG CAAGTGGCATCCCAAACAGTGAAGACTCGGCCCCCTTCATTCAGCATGGGGACTTTCCAAGGCACCCCATCCTCATTCAGCCCAATGACAGCACCTGGCACTACCGCTTCCCCCAGTGGCACTGCTTACCCAAACCTTGCCAGCCGTGGTACTGGCTTCA CAACAGAGGCAGCGCAGACCCCCACTCCATTCCAGACACGGGCAACAGAAGGTGTGGGAATGTGGCCGCAGTGGCAAGGACAGCACCATGGCCCGCCGTCTGGGGAGCAGCACGTGCAGCAGCCGCAGCCAAGTCAGCCTGAGGTCTTCTCA gacatgctgACAATGCTGGGAGACCAAGGACCCAACTACAACAATGAAGAGTTCCCAGAATTGAATATATTCCcttctttttcagaataa
- the ARNT gene encoding aryl hydrocarbon receptor nuclear translocator isoform X11 gives MASDVSSLNAAVSSGNPGPGAQAGGAIVQRANKRRPGLDFDDDGEGNSKFLRCDDDPMPNDKERFARENHSEIERRRRNKMTAYITELSDMVPTCSALARKPDKLTILRMAVSHMKSLRGTGNTSTDGTYKPSFLTDQELKHLILEAADGFLFIVSCETGRVVYVSDSVTPVLNQPQSEWFGSTLYDQVHPDDVGKLREQLSTSENALTGRILDLKTGTVKKEGQQSMRMCMGSRRSFICRMRCGNGSVDPVSVNRLSFMRNRCRNGLGAAKDGEPHYVVVHCTGYIKAWPPAGVSLPDDDPDAGQGSKFCLVAIGRLQVTSSPNCTDMNNVCQPTEFISRHNTEGIFTFIDHRCVATVGYQPQELLGKDIVDFCHPEDQQLLRDSFQQVVKLKGQVLSVMFRFRSKNREWLWMRTSSFTFQNPYSDEIEYIICTNTNVKNSSQESRPALSNSMQRPQLGQSVSLPLEMGTAQLPSRQQQPPQQTELEVVPGRESLSGYDHSQVPVQPVTAAGPEHSKPLEKAESLFSQERDPRFSEIYSNINTDQNKAIPASTVPANQPIFPQGNTFTPSRPAENFRSSSMVPPVNIIQQQPSSAGRILAQISRHSNPAQVSGTNWAPGTRPPFTPQQVASQTVKTRPPSFSMGTFQGTPSSFSPMTAPGTTASPSGTAYPNLASRGTGFTTEAAQTPTPFQTRATEGVGMWPQWQGQHHGPPSGEQHVQQPQPSQPEVFSDMLTMLGDQGPNYNNEEFPELNIFPSFSE, from the exons ATGGCATCAGATGTTTCCTCGCTGAATGCAGCTGTCAGCTCTGGGAACCCTGGCCCAGGTGCACAAGCTGGAGGAGCCATCGTTCAGAGAGCCAACAAGAGGCGTCCTGG GCTTGATTTTGATGATGATGGAGAAGGGAACAGTAAATTCCTCAG GTGTGATGATGACCCAATGCCAAATGATAAGGAAAGATTTGCCAG GGAAAATCACAGCGAGATTGAACGTAGGCGAAGGAACAAGATGACTGCCTACATCACAGAGCTGTCAGATATGGTGCCTACCTGCAGTGCCCTGGCCCGTAAACCAGACAAGCTTACCATCTTGCGCATGGCTGTCTCTCACATGAAGTCCCTGCGTGGCACAGGCAATACCTCCACTGATGGCACCTACAAACCCTCCTTTCTCACTGATCAG GAACTCAAACACCTGATCCTAGAGGCAGCCGACGGCTTTCTGTTCATAGTGTCCTGTGAGACTGGGAGGGTGGTGTATGtctctgattctgtgactcCTGTCCTGAACCAGCCCCAATCTGAATGGTTTGGCAGCACCCTATACGACCAGGTGCACCCAGATGACGTGGGCAAGCTGAGGGAGCAGCTTTCCACATCAGAGAATGCACTGACAG GTCGCATCCTAGATTTAAAGACAGGTACTGTCAAGAAGGAAGGCCAGCAGTCCATGAGAATGTGCATGGGTTCACGAAGATCTTTTATCTGCCGAATGAG GTGTGGCAACGGCTCAGTGGATCCAGTTTCTGTAAATCGTCTCAGCTTTATGAGGAATCGCTGCAG GAATGGCTTAGGTGCAGCAAAAGATGGTGAACCTCACTACGTTGTGGTGCACTGCACAGGTTACATAAAAGCCTGGCCCCCTGCAG GTGTTTCACTGCCTGATGATGACCCGGATGCTGGCCAGGGCAGCAAGTTTTGCCTCGTGGCTATTGGCAGACTCCAG GTCACTAGCTCGCCCAACTGTACAGACATGAACAATGTTTGTCAGCCAACAGAGTTCATCTCCCGACACAACACTGAAGGCATTTTCACCTTCATAGATCACCGCTGTGTGGCTACTGTTGGCTACCAGCCACAG GAACTTCTGGGGAAAGACATTGTGGATTTCTGCCACCCAGAAGACCAACAGCTTTTGCGGGACAgctttcagcag GTGGTGAAGTTAAAAGGCCAGGTTCTGTCAGTCATGTTCCGATTCCGATCCAAAAACCGGGAATGGCTCTGGATGAGAACCAGCTCCTTTACCTTCCAGAACCCCTACTCGGATGAAATTGAGTACATCATCTGTACCAACACCAACGTCAA GAACTCAAGCCAGGAATCTCGGCCTGCCCTTTCAAACTCTATGCAGAGGCCCCAGCTGGGGCAGAGCGTCAGTCTTCCCCTGGAGAtgggcacagcacagctgccCTCAAG gcagcagcagccgccaCAACAGACAGAGTTGGAGGTGGTCCCAGGAAGAGAGAGTCTGTCTGGTTACGACCACTCACAG GTTCCTGTTCAGCCTGTGACTGCTGCTGGCCCAGAACACAGCAAGCCATTGGAGAAAGCAGAGAGCCTGTTTAGTCAGGAGAGGGACCCAAGGTTCAGTGAAATCTACAGCAATATCAATACAG ACCAGAACAAAGCCATTCCTGCCAGCACAGTCCCTGCCAACCAGCCCATCTTTCCACAGGGAAACACTTTTACTCCATCACGGCCTGCCGAGAACTTCAG gagcagcagcatggTACCTCCAGTGAACATTATTCAGCAACAGCCCTCATCAGCAGGCCGGATCTTAGCACAGATTTCACGCCACTCCAACCCTGCTCAGGTCAGCGGAACCAACTGGGCTCCGGGGACTCGGCCACCATTCACACCCCAG CAAGTGGCATCCCAAACAGTGAAGACTCGGCCCCCTTCATTCAGCATGGGGACTTTCCAAGGCACCCCATCCTCATTCAGCCCAATGACAGCACCTGGCACTACCGCTTCCCCCAGTGGCACTGCTTACCCAAACCTTGCCAGCCGTGGTACTGGCTTCA CAACAGAGGCAGCGCAGACCCCCACTCCATTCCAGACACGGGCAACAGAAGGTGTGGGAATGTGGCCGCAGTGGCAAGGACAGCACCATGGCCCGCCGTCTGGGGAGCAGCACGTGCAGCAGCCGCAGCCAAGTCAGCCTGAGGTCTTCTCA gacatgctgACAATGCTGGGAGACCAAGGACCCAACTACAACAATGAAGAGTTCCCAGAATTGAATATATTCCcttctttttcagaataa
- the ARNT gene encoding aryl hydrocarbon receptor nuclear translocator isoform X3 — MAATAANPEMASDVSSLNAAVSSGNPGPGAQAGGAIVQRANKRRPGLDFDDDGEGNSKFLRCDDDPMPNDKERFARENHSEIERRRRNKMTAYITELSDMVPTCSALARKPDKLTILRMAVSHMKSLRGTGNTSTDGTYKPSFLTDQELKHLILEAADGFLFIVSCETGRVVYVSDSVTPVLNQPQSEWFGSTLYDQVHPDDVGKLREQLSTSENALTEGTKPWCLSNKDPAAPPENASKGRILDLKTGTVKKEGQQSMRMCMGSRRSFICRMRCGNGSVDPVSVNRLSFMRNRCRNGLGAAKDGEPHYVVVHCTGYIKAWPPAGVSLPDDDPDAGQGSKFCLVAIGRLQVTSSPNCTDMNNVCQPTEFISRHNTEGIFTFIDHRCVATVGYQPQELLGKDIVDFCHPEDQQLLRDSFQQVVKLKGQVLSVMFRFRSKNREWLWMRTSSFTFQNPYSDEIEYIICTNTNVKNSSQESRPALSNSMQRPQLGQSVSLPLEMGTAQLPSRQQQPPQQTELEVVPGRESLSGYDHSQVPVQPVTAAGPEHSKPLEKAESLFSQERDPRFSEIYSNINTDQNKAIPASTVPANQPIFPQGNTFTPSRPAENFRSSSMVPPVNIIQQQPSSAGRILAQISRHSNPAQVSGTNWAPGTRPPFTPQQVASQTVKTRPPSFSMGTFQGTPSSFSPMTAPGTTASPSGTAYPNLASRGTGFTTEAAQTPTPFQTRATEGVGMWPQWQGQHHGPPSGEQHVQQPQPSQPEVFSDMLTMLGDQGPNYNNEEFPELNIFPSFSE, encoded by the exons ATGGCCGCCACCGCCGCCAACCCGG AAATGGCATCAGATGTTTCCTCGCTGAATGCAGCTGTCAGCTCTGGGAACCCTGGCCCAGGTGCACAAGCTGGAGGAGCCATCGTTCAGAGAGCCAACAAGAGGCGTCCTGG GCTTGATTTTGATGATGATGGAGAAGGGAACAGTAAATTCCTCAG GTGTGATGATGACCCAATGCCAAATGATAAGGAAAGATTTGCCAG GGAAAATCACAGCGAGATTGAACGTAGGCGAAGGAACAAGATGACTGCCTACATCACAGAGCTGTCAGATATGGTGCCTACCTGCAGTGCCCTGGCCCGTAAACCAGACAAGCTTACCATCTTGCGCATGGCTGTCTCTCACATGAAGTCCCTGCGTGGCACAGGCAATACCTCCACTGATGGCACCTACAAACCCTCCTTTCTCACTGATCAG GAACTCAAACACCTGATCCTAGAGGCAGCCGACGGCTTTCTGTTCATAGTGTCCTGTGAGACTGGGAGGGTGGTGTATGtctctgattctgtgactcCTGTCCTGAACCAGCCCCAATCTGAATGGTTTGGCAGCACCCTATACGACCAGGTGCACCCAGATGACGTGGGCAAGCTGAGGGAGCAGCTTTCCACATCAGAGAATGCACTGACAG AAGGAACCAAACCCTGGTGCCTTTCTAACAAGgatcctgcagccccccctgaGAATGCATCTAAAG GTCGCATCCTAGATTTAAAGACAGGTACTGTCAAGAAGGAAGGCCAGCAGTCCATGAGAATGTGCATGGGTTCACGAAGATCTTTTATCTGCCGAATGAG GTGTGGCAACGGCTCAGTGGATCCAGTTTCTGTAAATCGTCTCAGCTTTATGAGGAATCGCTGCAG GAATGGCTTAGGTGCAGCAAAAGATGGTGAACCTCACTACGTTGTGGTGCACTGCACAGGTTACATAAAAGCCTGGCCCCCTGCAG GTGTTTCACTGCCTGATGATGACCCGGATGCTGGCCAGGGCAGCAAGTTTTGCCTCGTGGCTATTGGCAGACTCCAG GTCACTAGCTCGCCCAACTGTACAGACATGAACAATGTTTGTCAGCCAACAGAGTTCATCTCCCGACACAACACTGAAGGCATTTTCACCTTCATAGATCACCGCTGTGTGGCTACTGTTGGCTACCAGCCACAG GAACTTCTGGGGAAAGACATTGTGGATTTCTGCCACCCAGAAGACCAACAGCTTTTGCGGGACAgctttcagcag GTGGTGAAGTTAAAAGGCCAGGTTCTGTCAGTCATGTTCCGATTCCGATCCAAAAACCGGGAATGGCTCTGGATGAGAACCAGCTCCTTTACCTTCCAGAACCCCTACTCGGATGAAATTGAGTACATCATCTGTACCAACACCAACGTCAA GAACTCAAGCCAGGAATCTCGGCCTGCCCTTTCAAACTCTATGCAGAGGCCCCAGCTGGGGCAGAGCGTCAGTCTTCCCCTGGAGAtgggcacagcacagctgccCTCAAG gcagcagcagccgccaCAACAGACAGAGTTGGAGGTGGTCCCAGGAAGAGAGAGTCTGTCTGGTTACGACCACTCACAG GTTCCTGTTCAGCCTGTGACTGCTGCTGGCCCAGAACACAGCAAGCCATTGGAGAAAGCAGAGAGCCTGTTTAGTCAGGAGAGGGACCCAAGGTTCAGTGAAATCTACAGCAATATCAATACAG ACCAGAACAAAGCCATTCCTGCCAGCACAGTCCCTGCCAACCAGCCCATCTTTCCACAGGGAAACACTTTTACTCCATCACGGCCTGCCGAGAACTTCAG gagcagcagcatggTACCTCCAGTGAACATTATTCAGCAACAGCCCTCATCAGCAGGCCGGATCTTAGCACAGATTTCACGCCACTCCAACCCTGCTCAGGTCAGCGGAACCAACTGGGCTCCGGGGACTCGGCCACCATTCACACCCCAG CAAGTGGCATCCCAAACAGTGAAGACTCGGCCCCCTTCATTCAGCATGGGGACTTTCCAAGGCACCCCATCCTCATTCAGCCCAATGACAGCACCTGGCACTACCGCTTCCCCCAGTGGCACTGCTTACCCAAACCTTGCCAGCCGTGGTACTGGCTTCA CAACAGAGGCAGCGCAGACCCCCACTCCATTCCAGACACGGGCAACAGAAGGTGTGGGAATGTGGCCGCAGTGGCAAGGACAGCACCATGGCCCGCCGTCTGGGGAGCAGCACGTGCAGCAGCCGCAGCCAAGTCAGCCTGAGGTCTTCTCA gacatgctgACAATGCTGGGAGACCAAGGACCCAACTACAACAATGAAGAGTTCCCAGAATTGAATATATTCCcttctttttcagaataa
- the ARNT gene encoding aryl hydrocarbon receptor nuclear translocator isoform X4, which produces MAATAANPEMASDVSSLNAAVSSGNPGPGAQAGGAIVQRANKRRPGLDFDDDGEGNSKFLRCDDDPMPNDKERFARSDDEQSSADKERLARENHSEIERRRRNKMTAYITELSDMVPTCSALARKPDKLTILRMAVSHMKSLRGTGNTSTDGTYKPSFLTDQELKHLILEAADGFLFIVSCETGRVVYVSDSVTPVLNQPQSEWFGSTLYDQVHPDDVGKLREQLSTSENALTEGTKPWCLSNKDPAAPPENASKGRILDLKTGTVKKEGQQSMRMCMGSRRSFICRMRCGNGSVDPVSVNRLSFMRNRCRNGLGAAKDGEPHYVVVHCTGYIKAWPPAGVSLPDDDPDAGQGSKFCLVAIGRLQVTSSPNCTDMNNVCQPTEFISRHNTEGIFTFIDHRCVATVGYQPQELLGKDIVDFCHPEDQQLLRDSFQQVVKLKGQVLSVMFRFRSKNREWLWMRTSSFTFQNPYSDEIEYIICTNTNVKNSSQESRPALSNSMQRPQLGQSVSLPLEMGTAQLPSRQQQPPQQTELEVVPGRESLSGYDHSQVPVQPVTAAGPEHSKPLEKAESLFSQERDPRFSEIYSNINTDQNKAIPASTVPANQPIFPQGNTFTPSRPAENFRSSSMVPPVNIIQQQPSSAGRILAQISRHSNPAQQVASQTVKTRPPSFSMGTFQGTPSSFSPMTAPGTTASPSGTAYPNLASRGTGFTTEAAQTPTPFQTRATEGVGMWPQWQGQHHGPPSGEQHVQQPQPSQPEVFSDMLTMLGDQGPNYNNEEFPELNIFPSFSE; this is translated from the exons ATGGCCGCCACCGCCGCCAACCCGG AAATGGCATCAGATGTTTCCTCGCTGAATGCAGCTGTCAGCTCTGGGAACCCTGGCCCAGGTGCACAAGCTGGAGGAGCCATCGTTCAGAGAGCCAACAAGAGGCGTCCTGG GCTTGATTTTGATGATGATGGAGAAGGGAACAGTAAATTCCTCAG GTGTGATGATGACCCAATGCCAAATGATAAGGAAAGATTTGCCAG gtctGATGATGAACAGAGTTCAGCGGATAAGGAGAGACTTGCCAG GGAAAATCACAGCGAGATTGAACGTAGGCGAAGGAACAAGATGACTGCCTACATCACAGAGCTGTCAGATATGGTGCCTACCTGCAGTGCCCTGGCCCGTAAACCAGACAAGCTTACCATCTTGCGCATGGCTGTCTCTCACATGAAGTCCCTGCGTGGCACAGGCAATACCTCCACTGATGGCACCTACAAACCCTCCTTTCTCACTGATCAG GAACTCAAACACCTGATCCTAGAGGCAGCCGACGGCTTTCTGTTCATAGTGTCCTGTGAGACTGGGAGGGTGGTGTATGtctctgattctgtgactcCTGTCCTGAACCAGCCCCAATCTGAATGGTTTGGCAGCACCCTATACGACCAGGTGCACCCAGATGACGTGGGCAAGCTGAGGGAGCAGCTTTCCACATCAGAGAATGCACTGACAG AAGGAACCAAACCCTGGTGCCTTTCTAACAAGgatcctgcagccccccctgaGAATGCATCTAAAG GTCGCATCCTAGATTTAAAGACAGGTACTGTCAAGAAGGAAGGCCAGCAGTCCATGAGAATGTGCATGGGTTCACGAAGATCTTTTATCTGCCGAATGAG GTGTGGCAACGGCTCAGTGGATCCAGTTTCTGTAAATCGTCTCAGCTTTATGAGGAATCGCTGCAG GAATGGCTTAGGTGCAGCAAAAGATGGTGAACCTCACTACGTTGTGGTGCACTGCACAGGTTACATAAAAGCCTGGCCCCCTGCAG GTGTTTCACTGCCTGATGATGACCCGGATGCTGGCCAGGGCAGCAAGTTTTGCCTCGTGGCTATTGGCAGACTCCAG GTCACTAGCTCGCCCAACTGTACAGACATGAACAATGTTTGTCAGCCAACAGAGTTCATCTCCCGACACAACACTGAAGGCATTTTCACCTTCATAGATCACCGCTGTGTGGCTACTGTTGGCTACCAGCCACAG GAACTTCTGGGGAAAGACATTGTGGATTTCTGCCACCCAGAAGACCAACAGCTTTTGCGGGACAgctttcagcag GTGGTGAAGTTAAAAGGCCAGGTTCTGTCAGTCATGTTCCGATTCCGATCCAAAAACCGGGAATGGCTCTGGATGAGAACCAGCTCCTTTACCTTCCAGAACCCCTACTCGGATGAAATTGAGTACATCATCTGTACCAACACCAACGTCAA GAACTCAAGCCAGGAATCTCGGCCTGCCCTTTCAAACTCTATGCAGAGGCCCCAGCTGGGGCAGAGCGTCAGTCTTCCCCTGGAGAtgggcacagcacagctgccCTCAAG gcagcagcagccgccaCAACAGACAGAGTTGGAGGTGGTCCCAGGAAGAGAGAGTCTGTCTGGTTACGACCACTCACAG GTTCCTGTTCAGCCTGTGACTGCTGCTGGCCCAGAACACAGCAAGCCATTGGAGAAAGCAGAGAGCCTGTTTAGTCAGGAGAGGGACCCAAGGTTCAGTGAAATCTACAGCAATATCAATACAG ACCAGAACAAAGCCATTCCTGCCAGCACAGTCCCTGCCAACCAGCCCATCTTTCCACAGGGAAACACTTTTACTCCATCACGGCCTGCCGAGAACTTCAG gagcagcagcatggTACCTCCAGTGAACATTATTCAGCAACAGCCCTCATCAGCAGGCCGGATCTTAGCACAGATTTCACGCCACTCCAACCCTGCTCAG CAAGTGGCATCCCAAACAGTGAAGACTCGGCCCCCTTCATTCAGCATGGGGACTTTCCAAGGCACCCCATCCTCATTCAGCCCAATGACAGCACCTGGCACTACCGCTTCCCCCAGTGGCACTGCTTACCCAAACCTTGCCAGCCGTGGTACTGGCTTCA CAACAGAGGCAGCGCAGACCCCCACTCCATTCCAGACACGGGCAACAGAAGGTGTGGGAATGTGGCCGCAGTGGCAAGGACAGCACCATGGCCCGCCGTCTGGGGAGCAGCACGTGCAGCAGCCGCAGCCAAGTCAGCCTGAGGTCTTCTCA gacatgctgACAATGCTGGGAGACCAAGGACCCAACTACAACAATGAAGAGTTCCCAGAATTGAATATATTCCcttctttttcagaataa